Proteins co-encoded in one Desulfitibacter alkalitolerans DSM 16504 genomic window:
- a CDS encoding ABC transporter ATP-binding protein: MLEDFSLHVKEYELLGITGPSGSGKTTLLNLMTGLLKPDSGKVRLFNKDINTLKQSELSELRLNLIGFVFQNFYLFPRLNALENVALPLYINGLKSKEAQKKAKLLLESFGCSHRCFHFPAELSVGEQQRVALARALANDPPLIIADEPTGNLDIKNRENIFNMFVEINKKKAKTILLVTHDKELIQMCSRIISLK; encoded by the coding sequence GTGCTAGAGGATTTTAGCTTACATGTAAAAGAATATGAACTTTTAGGCATAACGGGTCCATCAGGCAGTGGCAAAACAACACTACTCAATTTAATGACCGGGTTATTAAAACCCGATAGTGGTAAGGTTAGGCTTTTTAACAAAGATATAAATACTTTGAAACAATCGGAGCTGTCTGAATTAAGGCTTAATTTAATAGGTTTTGTATTTCAAAATTTTTATTTATTCCCTAGACTTAATGCTCTGGAAAATGTAGCCCTACCTTTATACATAAACGGACTGAAATCAAAAGAGGCTCAGAAGAAAGCCAAATTATTATTAGAGTCATTTGGGTGTAGTCATAGATGTTTTCATTTTCCTGCTGAGCTATCTGTTGGAGAACAACAACGAGTTGCACTCGCTAGGGCACTTGCCAATGATCCACCATTAATAATAGCAGATGAGCCTACAGGAAATTTAGATATTAAAAATAGAGAAAATATATTTAATATGTTTGTTGAGATTAATAAGAAAAAAGCAAAAACAATACTATTAGTAACACATGATAAGGAGCTGATACAAATGTGTTCAAGAATTATTTCTTTAAAATAA
- a CDS encoding transposase, which translates to MKRKYLRKRKNLKKNQLFHKAIEMYPIILILIQFLKDVYNVFDSRDVGALDMLIHTYSESDVDALAQYVKGLSDDYEAVKNSLIYGEISNGPMEGVNSRIKAIHRRSSGRAGIFLLNAYMVLPG; encoded by the coding sequence CTGAAAAGGAAATACCTGAGGAAAAGGAAAAACCTAAAAAAAAACCAACTCTTCCATAAAGCAATAGAGATGTACCCGATAATCCTGATTCTCATCCAATTCCTTAAAGACGTGTATAACGTATTCGACTCCCGTGATGTCGGTGCGCTTGATATGCTGATTCATACATACAGTGAAAGCGATGTCGACGCTTTGGCGCAATATGTGAAGGGACTGTCCGATGATTATGAAGCTGTAAAAAACAGCTTAATTTATGGCGAGATAAGCAATGGCCCCATGGAAGGAGTCAACAGCAGGATCAAAGCAATCCACCGAAGAAGTTCGGGCAGAGCAGGCATTTTCTTGCTCAATGCGTACATGGTTTTGCCAGGCTAA
- a CDS encoding transposase, with protein sequence MSGKLSWKDVLINQLIKGGFSKEESHSVYLVEMEARKFFDFDGIVPSSLILQNIEQDKKEIQYFWESDSVEALCPFCGALSTRPSSDYYTKLIQDIPYNNKAVYHVIRFNRYFCENSECKYEEFIERFSHFSEEKARKTVRFKKYCIERSLGCGCNHAEYELRMEGAVISNDTLGRYLKSEAAAKIEDNITRDDVKVLAVDDINLRKGDKKSGCTVLLDEETHKVLIIIKGTTKEMTRRALEMFPSAQFFSRDRATSYSSAGAECGKIQIADRFHLIKNAQEAIQNALMASIPATIFVRDGDGWVQTTPEDSVNSTSYFYVPDERAEEYIKLAGLTPAKARKYRNTLKLLELADKGLKTADIAKEMDVPYKDVQALRRSAASTLRYVEDRIKKNIDAQNDAIENREERLGSHTPKTVGGPNVRPASESIVEPYRETVMAMVKSGGNHRTIYPVIQEMGYTGSSNAIYQYILKLRKEVPDQLNRNLTEMPPEMTLESYPRDKIYSAILKEASNSRPGNAENSEQDTKSEATKKTPKANNSPFSAKVTELILGPEKEIPEEKEKPKKKPTLP encoded by the coding sequence ATGTCAGGTAAATTGAGTTGGAAAGACGTCCTCATAAATCAGTTAATAAAGGGCGGTTTCAGCAAAGAGGAATCACACTCGGTCTATCTGGTTGAAATGGAAGCAAGAAAGTTTTTTGATTTCGATGGAATAGTGCCAAGCAGTCTGATACTGCAGAACATTGAGCAGGACAAGAAAGAAATACAGTACTTCTGGGAATCGGATTCTGTGGAAGCACTATGCCCATTTTGCGGAGCGCTGAGCACAAGGCCGAGCAGCGACTACTACACCAAGCTAATACAAGATATACCATACAACAACAAGGCTGTGTATCACGTCATACGCTTCAACAGATACTTCTGCGAGAATTCAGAGTGTAAATACGAGGAATTCATTGAGCGATTCAGTCATTTTTCCGAAGAGAAAGCAAGGAAAACGGTTCGTTTCAAAAAATACTGTATAGAACGTTCACTTGGATGTGGATGCAACCATGCGGAATACGAGCTAAGGATGGAAGGCGCTGTGATAAGTAATGATACACTTGGGAGATATTTAAAATCCGAAGCCGCGGCAAAAATTGAAGACAACATAACGCGGGATGATGTGAAAGTGTTGGCAGTAGACGACATTAACCTGCGCAAGGGAGACAAAAAGTCGGGTTGTACCGTACTGCTGGACGAAGAGACGCATAAGGTTTTAATCATCATAAAAGGCACGACAAAAGAAATGACCAGGCGTGCATTGGAGATGTTTCCCTCAGCACAGTTTTTTAGCAGAGACAGGGCAACTTCATATTCTTCAGCAGGTGCTGAGTGTGGGAAGATACAAATCGCGGATCGGTTTCACCTGATTAAGAATGCACAGGAAGCGATTCAAAACGCGCTGATGGCATCTATTCCGGCGACAATATTCGTACGTGACGGGGATGGTTGGGTACAGACAACACCGGAGGATTCCGTCAATTCCACGTCATATTTTTACGTTCCGGATGAGAGGGCTGAGGAATATATAAAGCTTGCGGGGCTGACACCTGCCAAGGCCAGAAAATACAGAAACACCTTAAAACTATTGGAACTGGCGGACAAAGGCCTGAAAACAGCCGACATAGCAAAGGAAATGGATGTGCCGTATAAGGACGTACAGGCTCTCCGCAGGAGTGCCGCCAGCACACTTCGCTATGTTGAAGACAGGATCAAAAAAAATATTGATGCTCAGAACGATGCCATAGAAAACCGCGAAGAAAGACTGGGTAGTCATACACCAAAGACAGTGGGAGGTCCGAATGTGCGACCGGCAAGTGAATCCATCGTCGAACCGTATAGAGAAACGGTTATGGCCATGGTGAAGTCAGGCGGAAATCACAGAACGATATACCCGGTTATTCAGGAGATGGGCTATACCGGCAGCAGTAATGCCATTTATCAATATATTTTGAAACTGCGCAAGGAAGTTCCGGATCAACTCAATCGCAACCTGACCGAGATGCCTCCTGAAATGACACTGGAAAGCTATCCCAGAGACAAAATATATTCAGCGATTTTGAAAGAAGCATCAAATAGTCGACCAGGAAATGCAGAGAACAGCGAGCAGGACACAAAATCTGAAGCAACAAAGAAAACCCCTAAGGCTAATAACTCGCCTTTCAGCGCAAAAGTGACCGAACTGATTTTGGGGCCTGAAAAGGAAATACCTGAGGAAAAGGAAAAACCTAAAAAAAAACCAACTCTTCCATAA
- a CDS encoding sensor histidine kinase → MILQNLLQNKKYAIANLAFIITWVIYFTATFYHPYIGIDLEKEEEQWKVVKVDPQGKGYKLGIQKGDIIVKVNQLNPDQFPAVKKWREIEGARQLEIQIPGQASRIVEVPRVFFVKNLFYEAPYALLSLGFWVTGFITLVRRQYTSQVQALFWFSWLVAIAIVLASASSRHLLWGRELGAIVYSFIPVMLLNLIAVFPYERRTLIFRYTYRLFAVIPILTIMLLYSRYAITISSFLLVALIVSSITALGHLIISISKLSKNSPERKQTATILTGLIIGLLPFIILTAAPTILWGDPIVNPRFSIMFVLFIPLTLSYVFIKKYLPAGELVLFELSIFLLAAIIAGVILSSLMFLNDLTNDPRLARIVFSQALIAILIFSSVKVGIGYLFNKLSFMNKEDNNPNKEEVQSLKLLRIINRALFLDIEEEKKRIARELHDGPLQLGMELNRRIKHKCEGEKNGVCEELKELADELNYQLRYLCSELRPATLSDLGLVPAVEVLCQELMERNLIEISLSIKFISREQRFSEELEITAYRFIQEGLNNVIRHSKSKIAKVEISIKENCLIILIQDYGKGFDNELISQWALQGERLGIVGMKERIARIGGDLKIKAQPGKGVILTATIPID, encoded by the coding sequence ATGATATTACAAAATTTATTACAGAATAAAAAATATGCTATTGCTAATTTAGCATTTATCATCACATGGGTGATATATTTTACCGCCACATTTTATCACCCATATATTGGGATTGATTTGGAAAAAGAGGAAGAGCAATGGAAAGTTGTCAAAGTGGATCCCCAAGGTAAGGGTTATAAACTGGGTATTCAAAAAGGCGATATAATTGTCAAGGTTAATCAGTTGAATCCAGACCAATTTCCAGCAGTAAAAAAATGGCGGGAAATAGAAGGGGCAAGACAGTTAGAAATTCAAATTCCTGGACAAGCAAGTAGAATAGTTGAGGTTCCTCGGGTTTTTTTTGTTAAAAATTTATTTTACGAAGCACCATATGCCTTATTAAGCTTGGGATTTTGGGTTACGGGTTTTATAACCCTGGTAAGAAGACAATACACTTCCCAGGTCCAAGCCTTATTTTGGTTCAGCTGGCTAGTAGCTATAGCCATAGTTCTAGCCTCTGCTTCTAGCCGACACTTGTTATGGGGTAGAGAGTTAGGTGCAATAGTTTATTCTTTTATTCCAGTCATGCTGCTGAATCTTATTGCTGTTTTTCCTTATGAGCGCAGGACCTTGATTTTTCGATATACATATAGACTATTTGCTGTTATACCCATATTAACTATAATGTTACTCTACTCCAGATATGCCATTACAATATCAAGCTTTCTATTAGTTGCATTGATAGTTAGCTCCATCACTGCGTTAGGTCACCTTATTATATCTATATCAAAGTTGTCAAAAAACAGCCCAGAAAGGAAACAAACTGCTACAATACTAACTGGTTTGATAATAGGACTTTTGCCATTTATAATTCTTACTGCAGCGCCTACTATTCTTTGGGGAGACCCTATAGTGAATCCTCGTTTTAGCATAATGTTTGTATTGTTTATACCATTGACATTAAGCTATGTTTTTATAAAAAAATACTTGCCTGCGGGAGAATTAGTATTATTTGAGTTGAGCATCTTTTTACTGGCTGCAATTATAGCAGGTGTAATATTGTCCAGCTTGATGTTTTTAAATGACCTAACTAATGACCCCCGCCTGGCTAGAATTGTTTTTTCACAAGCTTTAATTGCTATTTTGATTTTTTCAAGCGTTAAAGTAGGCATTGGTTATTTATTCAACAAATTAAGCTTTATGAATAAAGAGGATAACAATCCAAACAAAGAAGAAGTACAAAGTTTGAAATTATTAAGAATTATCAATAGAGCGTTGTTTTTAGATATAGAAGAAGAGAAGAAAAGAATAGCTAGAGAGCTTCACGATGGCCCTTTACAGTTGGGAATGGAACTTAATCGAAGGATTAAGCATAAGTGTGAGGGTGAAAAAAATGGTGTTTGTGAAGAGTTAAAAGAGTTGGCTGATGAGCTTAATTACCAGCTCCGCTACTTATGTTCAGAATTACGTCCAGCTACCTTATCAGACCTTGGACTTGTTCCGGCAGTGGAAGTATTATGCCAGGAACTAATGGAAAGGAATCTTATCGAAATTTCTCTTAGTATAAAATTTATTTCTAGAGAACAACGATTTAGTGAAGAGTTAGAAATCACAGCCTACAGGTTTATTCAAGAGGGATTAAATAATGTCATAAGGCATTCCAAAAGTAAAATAGCAAAAGTTGAAATATCTATAAAAGAAAACTGTTTGATCATACTAATACAAGATTATGGAAAGGGATTTGATAATGAACTGATTAGTCAATGGGCACTGCAAGGAGAACGCCTGGGGATAGTAGGAATGAAAGAAAGAATTGCTAGAATTGGTGGTGACTTGAAAATAAAGGCACAGCCGGGCAAAGGAGTTATTCTTACTGCAACTATTCCTATAGATTGA
- a CDS encoding response regulator transcription factor: protein MQTNISEKIKVLIVDDHPVVVKGIVSLLADELQINVVGIANDGAECIRLIRDTNPDVILLDINLPDICGIKLIDKIKEINSQVKIILITGQDIEPYKRAAMTKDVDSILSKDCSGHEIINATLMVSGRKPPTEQKSNSSDNLLTSREKEIMDYIVNGLQNKEIASELKIKARTVDFHVSNIFKKLKVNTRLEAALKWSKIITDRID, encoded by the coding sequence TTGCAAACAAATATTAGTGAGAAAATAAAAGTACTAATAGTGGATGACCACCCGGTGGTTGTGAAGGGTATAGTTTCATTATTGGCTGATGAGCTGCAAATTAATGTTGTAGGAATAGCTAATGATGGAGCAGAGTGTATAAGATTAATTCGAGATACGAATCCAGATGTCATATTACTTGATATTAATTTGCCGGATATTTGTGGAATTAAATTAATTGATAAAATAAAGGAAATTAACTCCCAGGTAAAAATAATTTTAATTACCGGTCAGGATATTGAGCCATATAAAAGAGCAGCAATGACAAAAGATGTGGATAGTATCTTATCAAAAGACTGCAGTGGACATGAAATTATTAATGCTACTCTTATGGTATCAGGCAGAAAACCACCAACTGAACAGAAATCTAACAGCTCAGATAATCTATTGACTTCTAGAGAAAAAGAAATAATGGATTATATCGTCAATGGACTACAAAACAAAGAAATAGCCTCTGAATTAAAAATTAAAGCCAGAACAGTTGATTTTCATGTAAGTAATATATTTAAAAAGTTGAAAGTCAACACTCGCCTAGAGGCAGCATTAAAATGGTCAAAAATTATAACTGACAGAATTGATTGA
- a CDS encoding polyprenyl synthetase family protein — MNIDKQISIKLNDVLLNSMLDLEMRKLIISCWEESLKTADPYKWAKLTFFSSELFTGDEEKVLPGALAMELFALAADIFDDIQDQDNHQMPWRKIPFAQAISLANCLLFLSYQALLTIENTYKLSKIVQIFNETGLKASQGQYKEFEEQTRYSFSIDEYIDILAKKSGSFAECACKIGGILAEAPQEAINDMGEIGTNIGIIAQISNDLRDITDFENKSDFVYKKKTLPFLYLINVLEKERAEEFANLIRVARINQTNLSQKEQESLLAIIKEEGAIHFCLIFQDMFRQKALKLLEQIQVKEEKRSKLEQLINVISQ, encoded by the coding sequence ATGAATATAGACAAACAAATATCTATTAAACTAAATGATGTCCTATTAAATTCAATGTTGGATTTAGAAATGAGAAAGTTAATTATTTCATGCTGGGAAGAATCGTTAAAAACAGCAGACCCATATAAGTGGGCTAAGCTGACATTTTTTAGTTCTGAACTTTTTACTGGAGATGAGGAAAAAGTCTTGCCAGGAGCACTGGCAATGGAATTGTTTGCTTTAGCAGCAGACATTTTTGATGATATCCAGGACCAAGATAATCACCAGATGCCCTGGCGAAAAATACCTTTTGCTCAAGCCATCTCTCTAGCGAATTGTTTACTGTTTCTCAGTTACCAGGCTTTACTGACCATTGAAAATACCTACAAGCTTAGTAAGATAGTTCAAATATTTAATGAAACAGGTCTAAAGGCCAGTCAGGGGCAGTATAAAGAATTTGAAGAACAAACAAGGTATTCCTTTAGCATTGATGAATATATAGACATACTAGCAAAAAAATCCGGTAGTTTTGCAGAATGTGCCTGCAAAATAGGAGGAATATTAGCAGAAGCACCCCAAGAAGCAATAAATGATATGGGTGAAATTGGGACCAATATAGGGATTATTGCACAAATAAGTAATGATTTAAGAGATATAACGGATTTTGAAAATAAAAGTGATTTTGTGTACAAAAAGAAAACCCTTCCTTTTTTATATTTGATTAATGTACTAGAAAAAGAAAGAGCTGAAGAATTTGCCAACCTGATTAGAGTTGCTCGTATCAATCAGACAAATCTCAGCCAAAAAGAACAAGAGTCATTATTAGCAATAATTAAGGAGGAGGGAGCAATCCATTTTTGCCTTATTTTTCAAGATATGTTTAGACAAAAAGCATTAAAACTATTGGAACAAATCCAAGTAAAAGAAGAAAAAAGGAGTAAACTAGAACAGCTGATTAATGTTATTTCCCAATAG
- the comX gene encoding competence pheromone ComX: MDNEAIKEKRRMTNKMYNEKFAKLVHKLVKNPQEQEKFLNGKASLGVSCNSIEHKALTNVFSQQERIMSSSVVGIVPMGYWM, encoded by the coding sequence ATGGATAATGAAGCAATTAAAGAAAAAAGGAGGATGACAAATAAAATGTATAATGAAAAATTTGCTAAATTAGTTCATAAGTTAGTAAAAAACCCACAAGAACAAGAAAAATTTCTAAATGGTAAGGCTTCACTTGGAGTATCTTGCAACTCTATTGAACACAAAGCCTTAACAAATGTATTCTCTCAACAAGAAAGGATTATGTCTAGTTCAGTAGTAGGTATTGTTCCTATGGGATATTGGATGTAA
- a CDS encoding transposase, with protein MYYLKGETSFALGKLNGRPSFKEKVGMLAQTHELLNLTLESGNHHSNHNFLDFFIRCISMLPTSWYLKRIRADRGFFDQDTLEYCEENGYEYVVKAKMQKGIQKIIDYVNENPKQYPWTPIRVNN; from the coding sequence ATTTACTATTTAAAAGGTGAAACCAGTTTTGCCCTTGGAAAACTAAATGGTAGACCTTCTTTTAAAGAGAAAGTAGGAATGCTAGCGCAAACCCATGAATTACTAAACCTTACCTTAGAAAGTGGAAATCATCACAGCAACCATAACTTTCTCGATTTCTTTATACGCTGTATTAGTATGCTGCCTACATCCTGGTATTTAAAGCGTATAAGAGCAGACCGTGGCTTCTTTGACCAAGATACTCTTGAGTATTGTGAGGAAAATGGTTACGAGTATGTTGTTAAAGCAAAGATGCAAAAGGGTATTCAAAAGATAATTGACTATGTTAATGAAAATCCTAAACAATACCCATGGACGCCAATAAGGGTTAACAACTAA
- a CDS encoding type II toxin-antitoxin system HicA family toxin produces MTPKLPVVSGLECIKALEKIGYKTVRQKGSHIRLKNINGRLPSITIPDHKELRPGLLKRILKDANLTIEEFRELC; encoded by the coding sequence ATGACGCCAAAACTTCCTGTGGTTTCTGGGCTGGAATGTATAAAAGCTCTTGAAAAAATTGGCTATAAAACAGTTAGACAAAAAGGTAGTCATATAAGGCTAAAGAATATAAATGGTAGGTTACCTTCAATAACTATTCCTGATCACAAAGAACTTCGTCCTGGACTTTTAAAAAGAATCCTAAAAGATGCAAACCTCACAATAGAAGAATTTAGAGAGTTGTGTTAA
- a CDS encoding type II toxin-antitoxin system HicB family antitoxin, translating into MKSYPIIIEQDETGYIVSCPAFEGCYSQGDSIDEALKNIKEAIELCLDDEEKAISSIIVGSVVLER; encoded by the coding sequence GTGAAAAGCTACCCCATAATCATTGAACAGGATGAGACTGGTTATATTGTATCTTGTCCTGCTTTTGAAGGTTGTTATTCACAAGGAGATTCAATAGATGAAGCCTTGAAAAATATAAAAGAAGCAATAGAGTTATGCCTTGATGATGAGGAAAAAGCTATTAGCAGTATAATTGTTGGCAGTGTGGTGTTAGAGAGATGA
- a CDS encoding Fic family protein: MDFKELDKLKTELDKQRPLSLELMEIIDEKFKIEWTYNSNAIEGNTLTLQETSFFLQHGLTSKGKTLKEYLEVKNHADAIEFIEEIIKENRKISEGLIKELHALLLKGIDYIMVGPSGSKRKKHITPGMYKKEPNHVLTMNGDLHKYCEPILVPEEMEKLIYFINNSNKHPIEISAIAHHRFVAIHPFDDGNGRVARILMNLILMKNGYVPVVIRNENREEYYRALMEADKGNLTEFINLVANEEKKSLELILNVIRDFNN; encoded by the coding sequence ATGGATTTTAAAGAATTAGATAAGTTAAAAACTGAACTTGACAAACAGAGACCACTTTCACTAGAACTAATGGAAATAATAGATGAAAAATTTAAAATTGAATGGACATATAATTCTAACGCTATAGAAGGCAATACTCTAACCTTACAAGAAACTTCTTTCTTTCTGCAACATGGTCTAACTTCGAAGGGCAAGACATTAAAAGAATATCTTGAAGTTAAAAATCATGCTGATGCAATTGAATTTATTGAAGAGATCATTAAGGAGAATAGAAAGATTTCTGAAGGATTAATAAAAGAGCTGCATGCCCTTTTGCTAAAAGGGATTGATTATATTATGGTTGGACCTAGTGGAAGTAAAAGAAAAAAGCATATAACTCCAGGAATGTATAAAAAGGAACCTAACCATGTTCTTACTATGAATGGCGATCTACATAAGTATTGTGAGCCAATTTTGGTGCCTGAAGAAATGGAAAAGTTGATCTATTTTATTAATAATAGCAATAAACATCCCATAGAGATAAGTGCTATAGCCCATCATCGCTTTGTAGCCATACATCCATTTGATGATGGAAACGGTAGGGTTGCAAGAATTTTAATGAATTTAATTCTAATGAAAAATGGTTATGTTCCAGTAGTTATTAGAAATGAAAATAGAGAGGAATACTATAGGGCCTTAATGGAAGCTGATAAAGGTAATTTAACTGAATTTATCAATCTAGTTGCTAATGAGGAAAAAAAGAGTTTAGAGCTTATTCTAAACGTTATCAGAGATTTCAATAACTAG
- a CDS encoding TIGR03915 family putative DNA repair protein, whose product MIVYIYDGTFSGLLTAVYEAFYQKEKPGQILKEWDYSQNLFSQPIYIYSDNDKADKVFNAIKERISFTALKNVYYAFLSETDNGDTLIYNYLKLGLKMGKYVDGNYSHETVSRLHEICKKVAREKHRMLGLIRFRLIRGDVYYASMEPDHNVIALIAPHFARRMSDQNWIIHDIKRKTAIVYNQTEWVMTELEVTQALPIDEEEYLYQKVWKTYFDKIAIRERKNPRLQKSFMPSRYWKHLIEI is encoded by the coding sequence ATGATAGTATATATTTATGATGGCACCTTCTCTGGCCTGCTGACTGCTGTCTATGAAGCCTTTTACCAGAAAGAAAAGCCTGGGCAGATATTAAAGGAATGGGACTATAGTCAGAATCTATTCTCCCAACCCATTTATATCTACTCAGACAATGATAAAGCCGATAAGGTCTTTAATGCTATTAAGGAAAGGATCTCCTTCACCGCTTTAAAAAATGTTTACTATGCTTTTCTCTCTGAAACAGACAATGGGGATACGCTTATTTATAATTATTTAAAGCTTGGCTTAAAAATGGGCAAATATGTAGATGGAAATTATTCTCATGAGACTGTCTCCAGGCTTCATGAGATCTGCAAGAAAGTAGCCAGGGAAAAGCATAGAATGCTGGGACTTATCAGGTTCAGGTTGATTAGAGGGGATGTCTATTACGCGTCAATGGAACCGGATCACAATGTTATTGCTTTAATAGCTCCTCATTTTGCCAGGAGGATGTCAGATCAAAACTGGATTATCCACGATATTAAAAGAAAGACAGCCATAGTTTATAACCAAACTGAATGGGTAATGACAGAGCTGGAGGTTACTCAAGCCTTACCAATAGATGAAGAAGAATATCTCTATCAAAAGGTATGGAAAACATATTTTGATAAGATTGCTATAAGAGAAAGAAAGAATCCCAGACTTCAAAAAAGCTTTATGCCTTCCCGTTATTGGAAGCATCTTATAGAAATTTAA
- a CDS encoding putative DNA modification/repair radical SAM protein, with amino-acid sequence MNLERKVEILSESAKYDVSCSSSGSKRKNTKGGLGNGAYAGICHSWSEDGRCISLLKILYTNYCIYDCVYCVNRHSNDIPRAAFTPEELAELTINFYRRNYIEGLFLSSGIIKNPDYTMEQLIKAMRLLRENKGFNGYIHVKAIPGADSRLISLAGQYADRMSVNIELPTGKSLSMLAPQKNKSSIIGSMGLISTRIKEVREERKTFKKALPFVPAGQSTQLIVGATPDDDLHVLNLTQGLYGRFGLKRVYYSAYVPVNTQSSLLPAIASPPMVRENRLYQADWLLRFYGFKAEEILDEKHPNLDLNLDPKSDWALRNLHLFPVEVNKADYEMLLRVPGIGVISARKILAARRVKALTFDGLSRIGVVLKRARHFITCQGKYYGERGLNEELIRLSITNTKRTFSQASNQLTIFTEEFLGC; translated from the coding sequence ATGAACCTTGAAAGAAAGGTTGAAATCTTGTCAGAAAGTGCAAAGTACGATGTGTCCTGTTCCTCAAGCGGCAGCAAAAGAAAAAATACCAAGGGCGGCTTAGGAAATGGTGCTTATGCAGGAATTTGCCACAGCTGGTCAGAAGACGGAAGGTGTATCTCCCTGTTAAAGATACTGTACACCAACTATTGTATCTATGACTGTGTTTACTGTGTCAACAGACACTCTAATGATATTCCAAGGGCAGCTTTTACTCCTGAAGAACTTGCTGAGCTTACCATAAACTTTTACAGACGCAACTATATTGAAGGTTTATTTCTAAGCTCAGGCATCATTAAGAATCCTGACTATACAATGGAGCAGCTTATAAAAGCTATGAGGCTATTAAGAGAGAACAAGGGCTTTAACGGCTACATCCATGTAAAGGCTATTCCAGGTGCCGATAGCAGATTAATCTCACTGGCAGGGCAATATGCTGATAGGATGAGTGTAAATATTGAACTGCCTACTGGAAAGAGCTTGAGTATGCTCGCTCCCCAGAAGAATAAGTCTTCCATAATAGGCTCAATGGGGCTTATTTCCACTAGAATTAAAGAGGTTAGAGAAGAGAGGAAGACTTTCAAAAAAGCTCTCCCCTTTGTGCCTGCTGGTCAAAGCACCCAGCTTATAGTAGGAGCTACTCCTGATGATGACCTACATGTACTGAATTTAACCCAGGGTTTATATGGAAGATTTGGCTTAAAAAGGGTTTATTATTCAGCATATGTCCCGGTGAATACCCAAAGCTCATTATTACCAGCAATAGCAAGCCCGCCCATGGTTCGAGAAAATAGACTGTATCAGGCAGACTGGCTGCTGCGGTTTTATGGTTTTAAAGCCGAAGAAATCCTTGACGAAAAGCATCCTAATCTGGATCTTAATCTGGACCCTAAAAGTGACTGGGCTTTAAGGAACCTGCATCTTTTCCCAGTTGAGGTAAACAAGGCAGACTATGAGATGCTTTTGAGGGTGCCGGGTATTGGAGTAATTTCTGCCAGAAAAATACTAGCTGCCAGGAGGGTAAAAGCCCTAACCTTTGACGGTCTAAGCAGAATTGGAGTGGTTTTAAAAAGGGCTCGCCACTTTATCACCTGCCAGGGGAAATACTATGGGGAAAGGGGACTTAACGAGGAGCTCATTAGACTATCCATTACAAATACCAAGAGGACCTTTTCCCAGGCATCTAATCAGCTTACTATCTTCACTGAAGAGTTCTTAGGCTGCTAA